GGAGCGGTTCGCAGCTTCCGTCTACGGCGTCGTGCTGAAGAAGGGCGAGGGCGATCTGCTGGAAGCCGACGATGCCGCGACGGAGGAACTTCGCGCGACGATCCGCAAGGGCCGTCTCAGGAACGCGGTCCCGACATCGGAGTGGATGGCCAAGGAGCGCGAGCGTATCCTTGCGAAAGACGCCGGCGTTCATGTCCAGCAGATGTATGCCGCCAGCTTCAAGCTCGGCCCCCGCTGGGAAGAAGGCTTCCGCGCGTTCTGGGATCTGCCCGTCGATTGGCAGTTGATGGAGGCGGATCTGCCGATCCCGTCCTATGGTCGCGAATATTCGATGGACCTGTCCGAACTGCCCGACGTGAAAACCGTCAAGTTCGTCGAGGAATGATCCCGACCGGGTGCCGCGTCCCCGGATGCGGCACCCCTTCAGACAACAGGAGACAAACATGGCCTACACAAAAGCCAAGATCAAAGACCTCGTCGACGGGACAATCGACCGGGATACGCTGCATACGATGCTGTCCACGCCGAAGGACCGGGAACGCTTTGTGATGTATCTCGAAATCCTGCAAGAGCAGGTGCCGTGGGAAGACAAGATCATCCTGCCGCTCGGCCCGAAACTGTACATCGTGCAGCGGCCTGCGGATAAGAAATGGGTGGTCAAATCCCATGCCGGTCACGAATTCTGCGACTGGCGGGAGAACTGGAAACTGCACGCCGTGATGCGCGTGCGCGAAACCGCCGAGGAGATGGAAGAGATTTATCCCCGCCTCATGGCGCCCACCACCGACTGGCAGGTGATCCGGGAATATTACTGCCCCGCCTCCGGCGATCTGCTGGATGTGGAAGCGCCGACACCGTGGTATCCCGTCATACATGATTTTGAGCCGGATATTGACGCGTTCTACACCGAATGGCTGGGGATGGAGATCCCGGAACGCGCGGCCTGAGCGATGCTCCCGGGGCGCGGCTGCACTGCCGCGCCTCGTCTCTCTCGGGGTTGGCGTAATGCATCGATGATCCGGCAGATCGCTTGGCTGTGAAACCGCCCGCTTCGGATATTCCGGGGCGGGTCATTTGCTTTCGCAACAGTTGCCCTCGCAGAGCGTGAATGGTTTTGCTACAGGCTGCAAATGATCTCAGCGGCCTGCGGGCCATGAGGGCCGGACGTATTCGAGGACACCACGCATGCCGAAGAAAATCTGCCTTACCGTCGCTTGTCCCACGCAGCGGGGCATCGTCGCGGCGATGACCGCCTTTCTTGCGGAGCGCGGCTGCAATATCGTCGATAGCTCCCAATTCGACGACATGGAAACCGGCAAGTTCTTCATGCGTATCAGCTTTATCCCGGAAACCGGAGCCGAGCAGGGCGAGCTAAGCGAGGCATTTGCGCAGATCGCGGATGCGTTTGAAATGACATACGCCTTCCATGACGAAAGCCTGAAGATGAAAATGGTCATCATGGTTTCC
The genomic region above belongs to Paracoccus sp. SCSIO 75233 and contains:
- a CDS encoding acetone carboxylase subunit gamma; amino-acid sequence: MAYTKAKIKDLVDGTIDRDTLHTMLSTPKDRERFVMYLEILQEQVPWEDKIILPLGPKLYIVQRPADKKWVVKSHAGHEFCDWRENWKLHAVMRVRETAEEMEEIYPRLMAPTTDWQVIREYYCPASGDLLDVEAPTPWYPVIHDFEPDIDAFYTEWLGMEIPERAA